From a region of the Labrus mixtus chromosome 5, fLabMix1.1, whole genome shotgun sequence genome:
- the mn1b gene encoding transcriptional activator MN1, with amino-acid sequence MFGLEQFGSQINSRNPGQSERNINQPRLNMGSHYKSPGFHAGGPPGAVEPGMGPLSEPQMLGLNMNMNGEQYGGFHPRGHSDMHAGGGLQQQQQQGPMHGFFNNQQPHQGHPHSHQPHPHQPHPHFSGNFGGPEPGSSCLHGGRLMGYNNNGMGPQQGFGEGFDPLTEGQAGDGFPQQQQQQQQQQRPGNMPDFQHHGPPSGSHAVPAPCLPLDQSPNRAASFHGLPSSSSSSSESHSLEPRRMPNQGAVEGLEYNFPSEPPSGHFDVHVFSPSETESQIPHFGPGRPVPGGNFPGNSGMPRTPGMQGISKGHQPPPPQPQQPQHGVFFERFGNGRKVPVGMEPGVSARHPLMQQQQQAGLIARQNSCPPGHPRPPQAEPGSTNPNILDGGVMMPGQHNQFEYPIHRLENRGLHPYGDPMFNMQQPAPPPSQQPPNQRLQHFDSPYMNMAKRPRFDFPNAHGSEGWCGGMDNHLSPSAYPGLPGEFTPPVSEGFPPGPLQHPGPEQQSLQQRQNAAMMIKQMASRNQQQRMRQPSLQQLGHHGDVPPGPMAHGGPVGNMPQPNFDRESGGRMPNIDGQNPHVTQETSWFQGSHPAGEMMSRRMGGAGNESGPHDMGMQQNGAGMMFRPGMGMQEPMRIPGDGHVPALHSPGMHSQFSTNMGNLSQMQSPGAGTGHPNAPAERRPADFPAPPMGAQPTFPYGGGNRQGPPHSGPQGVSTSPGTYPPQSEFPSGQRSSVSKLGALSLGNFNKTSSKDSVFGQSCLAALSTACQNMIASLGAPNLNVTFNKKNQNEGKRKLSQTEQDINSSTSNGTGSAGPEYFQSSTSQNSQMPGTGNSNSKPASQSQTVQGEASALSPTFNMDATPCSEGKATTGSGRGRGRRKRDSGHVSPGIFFSSDNVNPVVSPGQQTPSAGVGERGGGTPHEKHLQSPSWGKGGDLMLGDQADLMSSLDSGIQSVAKSDSSSPRVDFPDDVSTHYGNEDEVSSSSDAGGASATKPNRSPMITGSPKIQRGDHGLINGQKPLGMGINNHTTSTPDSYGLNAGGGTGANGVSHPGTPGVEQVRTPSSTSGQDEIHPLEILQAQIQLQRQQFSISEDQPLAMKNGKKNGDCPSQNGDNELAGCSPDAGKGSMGTIDLDTLMAEQHATWYVPSDKAMMDGSEDDKAMGPWEKNKSQNNSKEESELTQSKTGAGAPGAGGGGGGGGGGGGSSGGNHLQCLSVHCTDELGDSKGRGGPVSSWRSLHSDISNRFGTFVAALT; translated from the exons ATGTTTGGGCTGGAGCAGTTTGGTTCTCAGATTAATAGCAGAAACCCTGGCCAGTCAGAGAGAAACATAAACCAACCGAGACTGAACATGGGCTCTCATTATAAAAGCCCGGGTTTTCACGCTGGAGGCCCACCGGGAGCAGTGGAGCCCGGTATGGGCCCTCTGAGCGAGCCGCAAATGCTCGGGcttaacatgaacatgaacgGAGAGCAGTACGGGGGCTTTCATCCGCGGGGCCACTCGGACATGCATGCAGGCGGCggacttcagcagcagcagcagcaaggacCCATGCATGGATTTTTCAACAACCAGCAACCTCATCAAGGGCATCCTCACAGCCATCAACCTCATCCCCACCAACCTCACCCTCATTTCAGTGGGAATTTTGGAGGCCCAGAGCCTGGCTCATCATGCCTGCATGGTGGCAGGCTAATGggctacaacaacaatggcatgGGACCACAGCAGGGCTTTGGAGAAGGATTTGATCCTCTCACTGAGGGGCAGGCAGGGGACGGCTtcccccagcagcagcagcagcagcagcagcagcagcggcctGGTAACATGCCTGACTTTCAACATCACGGGCCTCCCAGTGGCAGCCATGCTGTCCCTGCCCCCTGTCTACCCCTGGACCAGTCACCTAATAGAGCGGCATCCTTCCATGGGCTCccttcttcctcatcctcatcctctgaGTCTCACAGCCTGGAGCCTCGGCGGATGCCCAACCAGGGAGCTGTAGAGGGATTAGAGTATAACTTCCCAAGTGAGCCTCCATCTGGACATTTTGATGTCCATGTATTTTCCCCATCAGAAACAGAATCTCAGATACCCCATTTTGGGCCAGGGAGGCCAGTTCCTGGTGGGAATTTTCCAGGGAACAGTGGCATGCCACGGACACCAGGTATGCAGGGCATCTCAAAGGGACACCAGCCGCCGCCACCACAACCCCAGCAGCCTCAGCATGGTGTGTTTTTTGAGCGTTTTGGAAACGGCCGGAAGGTGCCCGTGGGAATGGAGCCGGGGGTCAGTGCGAGACATCCTCTCatgcaacagcaacaacaggcTGGCTTGATAGCCAGACAGAACTCATGTCCCCCTGGCCACCCCAGACCCCCTCAGGCAGAGCCCGGCTCTACTAACCCTAACATTCTGGACGGAGGGGTCATGATGCCTGGCCAACACAACCAGTTTGAATATCCCATTCACAGACTGGAAAATAGGGGGCTGCACCCCTATGGGGACCCCATGTTTAATATGCAacagccagctcctcctccctcccagCAGCCCCCAAACCAGAGGCTGCAACACTTTGACTCTCCTTATATGAACATGGCCAAAAGGCCTAGATTTGACTTTCCAAATGCACATGGCAGTGAAGGCTGGTGTGGTGGAATGGATAACCACCTCTCTCCTTCTGCCTACCCTGGCCTGCCCGGAGAGTTCACCCCTCCTGTGAGTGAAGGTTTCCCACCAGGTCCCCTGCAGCATCCAGGGCCAGAGCAGCAGTCTCTACAGCAGCGTCAGAATGCAGCCATGATGATCAAACAGATGGCCTCTCGAAACCAGCAGCAGAGAATGAGGCAGCccagcctgcagcagctgggTCACCACGGTGATGTTCCTCCTGGCCCAATGGCTCACGGAGGCCCAGTAGGGAACATGCCACAGCCTAACTTTGACAGGGAGAGTGGAGGCAGGATGCCCAACATTGATGGACAAAATCCTCATGTAACTCAGGAGACTTCCTGGTTCCAAGGGTCCCACCCGGCAGGAGAGATGATGTCAAGGCGTATGGGTGGAGCGGGAAATGAATCAGGGCCTCATGACATGGGGATGCAGCAGAATGGGGCTGGGATGATGTTTAGGCCAGGCATGGGCATGCAGGAGCCCATGAGAATACCAGGAGATGGCCATGTTCCGGCTCTCCATTCCCCGGGCATGCACTCACAATTCAGCACCAACATGGGCAACCTCTCGCAGATGCAGAGTCCAGGAGCAGGAACAGGGCACCCCAATGCACCGGCAGAAAGGCGGCCAGCTGATTTCCCTGCACCTCCGATGGGGGCACAACCAACGTTTCCCTACGGAGGGGGTAACCGTCAAGGGCCGCCCCACAGTGGCCCCCAGGGGGTGAGCACCTCACCAGGGACATATCCTCCTCAGTCTGAGTTCCCCTCAGGCCAGCGGTCATCTGTTAGTAAGTTAGGAGCTCTGTCCCTGGGGAACTTTAACAAAACCAGCTCTAAAGACAGTGTGTTTGGTCAGAGCTGCCTGGCGGCCCTTTCCACAGCCTGCCAGAACATGATAGCCAGCCTAGGGGCCCCCAATCTTAACGTAACATTCAACAAGAAGAACCAAAATGAGGGCAAGCGAAAACTGAGTCAGACGGAGCAGGACATTAATAGCAGCACATCTAATGGCACTGGCAGTGCTGgtcctgaatattttcagaGCAGCACTTCCCAGAACAGCCAGATGCCTGGCACCGGGAATAGCAACTCTAAGCCTGCAAGTCAAAGCCAGACGGTGCAGGGGGAAGCCAGTGCCCTCTCCCCAACTTTCAACATGGACGCTACCCCGTGCAGTGAGGGGAAGGCAACAACAGGGagtgggagagggagagggaggagaaaaagagacagtgGACATGTGAGCCctggaatttttttttcctctgacaaTGTTAACCCTGTTGTAAGTCCAGGCCAGCAGACCCCCTCGGCTGGCGTTGGGGAGAGGGGTGGGGGCACGCCCCATGAGAAACACCTCCAATCGCCATCTTGGGGAAAAGGAGGTGACCTAATGTTGGGGGACCAGGCTGATCTGATGTCATCTTTGGACAGTGGCATTCAAAGTGTTGCCAAGTCTGACAGCAGCTCACCTCGAGTGGACTTTCCTGACGATGTCAGCACCCACTACGGCAACGAGGACGAGGTATCCTCCAGCTCAGACGCAGGAGGGGCCTCTGCAACAAAGCCTAACCGCAGCCCTATGATCACCGGCTCACCCAAAATACAGAGGGGTGATCATGGCTTGATAAATGGACAGAAGCCCCTTGGCATGGGCATCAACAATCATACTACCTCGACACCAGACAGCTATGGACTAAATGCTGGTGGGGGCACAGGGGCCAATGGTGTCAGCCACCCAGGCACTCCTGGGGTGGAGCAGGTACGCACCCCATCCAGCACCTCTGGCCAGGATGAAATCCATCCTCTGGAGATTCTGCAGGCCCAGATCCAGCTCCAGCGGCAGCAGTTCAGTATCTCTGAGGACCAGCCCCTGGCCATGAAGAATGGCAAGAAGAATGGCGACTGTCCATCGCAGAATGGAGACAATGAGCTGGCAGGCTGCAGCCCGGATGCTGGTAAGGGCTCAATGGGCACCATTGACCTTGACACCCTCATGGCAGAGCAGCACGCCACCTGGTACGTGCCCAGTGACAAGGCCATGATGGACGGGTCAGAGGATGACAAGGCCATGGGACcatgggaaaaaaataagagccaaaacaacagtaaagaaG AGTCCGAGCTGACCCAGAGCAAGACTGGAGCCGGGGCCCCAGgagccggaggaggaggaggcggcggaggaggaggaggcgggagcAGCGGAGGGAACCACCTGCAGTGCCTGTCCGTCCACTGCACAGACGAGCTGGGGGACAGTAAGGGTCGAGGGGGGCCCGTCTCATCCTGGCGTTCGCTCCACTCTGATATCTCCAATCGGTTCGGGACATTCGTGGCCGCACTAACTTGA